The Sulfurimonas lithotrophica genome includes a region encoding these proteins:
- a CDS encoding globin domain-containing protein: protein MKLSQKTIDTVKRIANPVSVNAESIAKRMYEILFEKHPEMEKLFDEAGANHHKKLALAVIAFVDYIDDLDVLENTLEKIAVEHVKKNIKPEHYPLIEKSILKAIKDVLGDVATNEVIDAWREAFSFLSQVLIEKEKKLYKAWYL, encoded by the coding sequence ATGAAACTATCTCAAAAAACAATAGATACAGTAAAAAGAATAGCCAATCCCGTAAGTGTTAATGCTGAATCCATAGCAAAAAGAATGTATGAAATTCTTTTTGAAAAACATCCGGAAATGGAAAAGTTGTTTGATGAAGCAGGAGCTAACCATCATAAAAAGTTAGCACTTGCAGTTATAGCTTTTGTTGATTATATCGATGACTTAGACGTATTGGAAAATACACTTGAAAAAATAGCCGTAGAACACGTAAAGAAAAATATAAAACCGGAACATTATCCTTTGATTGAAAAATCTATACTAAAAGCAATCAAAGATGTCTTAGGAGATGTGGCTACAAATGAAGTAATAGATGCTTGGAGAGAAGCTTTTTCTTTTTTATCTCAAGTATTAATAGAGAAAGAGAAAAAGCTATATAAAGCTTGGTATTTATAA
- a CDS encoding SagB family peptide dehydrogenase — MPIFHQQTKHSYMSVRKNSHFLDWLSQPKNHKIYPHFNQRFKIENYDELKNLNLIGGITFEKKYPNGVYHLRSVPSAGGLYPCEVYIQIRGIKGLLDGIYHYEPYSESLTLLQEIDEDGVEYYFKNKKQEKGLVFLISSVYFRSSWKYRDRSIRYILLDSGHQLGSIYAALSVMQRDNEVIFDFDKLSLNSVFGFRNDEMFTCAIKSSFAQDKDVSKLRQSLPFVSGCDYLETNSFIEDAYKQTANYEDVTANMPDFFENIPKEQLKMAILNRRSIRAFRQYSMKRDEFEFIMKYICSFANKNNIDIFYTLHLVENMECGLYKNDELIKKGDFRSKSRYLALEQNLGGQSGVTFFFTSNEVKKYHKVNILSGFLAQIIYIKSDLQGIGCSGIGAYYDDETKEFLETKNNILYMLAIGR, encoded by the coding sequence ATGCCGATATTTCATCAACAAACAAAACATTCTTACATGAGTGTAAGAAAAAATTCACACTTTTTAGATTGGCTCTCACAACCGAAAAACCATAAAATATACCCACATTTTAATCAGCGTTTTAAAATAGAGAATTATGATGAGTTAAAGAACTTAAACCTTATCGGCGGTATAACATTTGAGAAAAAGTATCCAAACGGAGTTTATCATCTAAGAAGTGTACCTAGTGCAGGAGGTTTATATCCGTGTGAAGTTTATATACAGATAAGGGGTATAAAAGGTTTACTTGATGGCATCTACCACTATGAGCCATACAGTGAAAGCTTAACACTTTTACAAGAGATAGACGAGGATGGTGTAGAATATTACTTTAAAAATAAAAAACAGGAAAAAGGTTTAGTCTTTTTAATATCAAGCGTATATTTTAGAAGTTCGTGGAAGTACAGAGATAGAAGCATACGTTACATACTCTTAGATTCAGGGCATCAATTAGGCTCAATTTATGCAGCATTATCGGTTATGCAAAGAGATAATGAAGTAATCTTTGATTTTGACAAATTATCTTTGAACTCGGTATTTGGATTTAGAAATGATGAGATGTTTACCTGTGCTATAAAAAGCTCATTTGCACAAGATAAAGATGTATCAAAACTAAGACAATCTCTACCATTTGTAAGCGGATGCGACTATCTTGAAACAAATAGTTTTATTGAAGATGCATATAAACAAACGGCAAATTATGAAGATGTAACAGCTAATATGCCTGATTTTTTTGAAAACATACCAAAAGAACAACTAAAAATGGCTATTTTAAACAGGCGTTCTATACGAGCATTTAGACAGTATAGTATGAAAAGAGATGAGTTTGAATTTATCATGAAATATATTTGCTCTTTTGCAAATAAAAACAATATAGATATATTTTATACTTTGCATCTGGTAGAAAACATGGAGTGCGGTTTATATAAAAACGATGAACTAATCAAAAAGGGTGACTTTAGAAGTAAGTCAAGATATTTGGCTTTGGAGCAAAACTTAGGCGGACAAAGCGGAGTGACTTTTTTCTTTACATCAAATGAGGTAAAAAAATATCACAAAGTTAATATACTGAGCGGTTTTTTAGCTCAGATAATTTACATAAAATCTGATTTGCAAGGTATTGGATGCAGTGGTATCGGTGCATACTATGATGATGAGACAAAAGAGTTTTTAGAAACTAAAAACAATATCTTGTATATGTTGGCTATCGGAAGATAG
- a CDS encoding alkene reductase, which produces MNLFSKLELGKLTLKNRIIMAPMTRCRAVEDNCANDLMAEYYSQRASAGLIITEATQISKMGIGYLCTPGIYTNKQVEAWKKVTKAVHAKGSFIFLQLWHVGRVSHSSFLNGNLPVAPSAIKVEGEHFTPEGMQPFETPKELSTSEINEIVSDYANAAKNAIEAGFDGVEIHGANGYLIDQFIKDGSNKRNDEYGGAIENRARFLFEVVEAVTDAIGSEKTALRLSPSGTFNSMSDANPTEDFTYICSKLSKYNLAYLHVIDALEGDVRHGAKVVELKTLRDAYDGVFIVNGEYDKKRGNEVIQNKSADAVAYASLFLANPDLPKRFELDASLNTPEQSTFYTQDEKGYTDYKTL; this is translated from the coding sequence ATGAATTTATTTTCAAAGTTAGAACTCGGAAAACTAACCCTAAAAAATAGAATTATAATGGCACCTATGACTCGATGTAGAGCAGTTGAAGATAATTGTGCAAATGATTTAATGGCAGAATATTACTCCCAAAGAGCATCAGCTGGGCTTATAATCACTGAAGCTACTCAAATCTCTAAAATGGGTATCGGTTATCTTTGTACACCGGGTATATATACCAATAAGCAGGTTGAAGCTTGGAAAAAAGTAACTAAGGCAGTTCACGCAAAAGGTAGTTTTATCTTTTTACAACTGTGGCATGTCGGAAGAGTATCTCATTCGTCTTTTTTAAACGGTAATCTTCCCGTAGCACCGTCTGCTATAAAAGTAGAAGGTGAACATTTTACACCTGAGGGGATGCAGCCCTTTGAGACGCCAAAAGAGTTGAGTACGTCAGAGATAAACGAAATAGTGTCAGATTATGCAAATGCCGCAAAAAATGCAATTGAAGCAGGTTTTGACGGAGTAGAAATTCATGGTGCAAACGGTTATTTGATAGACCAGTTTATCAAAGACGGCTCAAACAAGCGTAATGATGAGTATGGCGGGGCGATTGAAAACAGAGCCAGATTTTTATTTGAAGTTGTAGAAGCAGTGACAGATGCTATAGGAAGTGAAAAAACAGCTCTTAGACTCTCACCAAGCGGTACATTTAACTCTATGAGCGATGCAAACCCTACAGAGGATTTTACATATATATGTTCTAAGTTATCAAAGTATAATTTAGCATATTTACATGTCATAGATGCATTAGAAGGCGATGTCAGACACGGAGCAAAGGTTGTCGAGTTAAAAACTCTACGGGATGCATATGATGGGGTTTTTATTGTAAACGGTGAGTATGATAAAAAAAGAGGAAATGAAGTTATTCAAAATAAGTCTGCAGATGCCGTAGCTTACGCTTCTTTATTCTTGGCAAATCCCGATTTACCAAAAAGATTTGAGTTGGATGCATCTCTAAATACTCCTGAACAAAGTACATTTTATACACAAGATGAAAAGGGTTATACGGATTACAAAACTTTATAA
- a CDS encoding DedA family protein, with protein sequence MEDTFSNLATYGYIGLFLYSLGGGFVALLGAGVLSYMGKMDLTTSLFIAFIANALGDVMLFYMARYQKSMMMDGLRKHRRKLALSHALMKKYGSWIILFQKFVYGIKTLIPIAIGLTKYDFKKFAILNFFSAGVWALVVGLGAYYSGAPLIKLAELIGEKPWIAPLLLVTFGGLLWLYMEKATKKKVKK encoded by the coding sequence TTGGAAGATACATTTAGTAATTTAGCAACATACGGATATATAGGGCTTTTTTTATACTCCCTTGGTGGTGGTTTTGTAGCACTACTTGGCGCAGGAGTACTCTCTTATATGGGAAAAATGGATTTAACAACCTCGCTGTTTATAGCATTTATAGCAAATGCTCTTGGAGATGTTATGCTTTTTTATATGGCAAGATACCAAAAATCTATGATGATGGATGGACTTCGCAAACACAGACGTAAATTAGCACTCTCACATGCATTGATGAAAAAATACGGTTCTTGGATTATTTTATTTCAAAAATTTGTATATGGTATAAAGACACTTATCCCTATTGCTATAGGACTTACGAAATACGATTTTAAAAAGTTTGCAATACTTAACTTTTTCTCTGCAGGAGTTTGGGCTTTAGTAGTTGGACTAGGTGCTTACTATTCAGGTGCACCTCTTATAAAACTAGCTGAACTCATAGGTGAAAAACCTTGGATAGCACCACTTCTTCTTGTAACGTTTGGCGGACTTTTATGGCTGTATATGGAAAAAGCTACTAAGAAAAAAGTAAAAAAATAG
- a CDS encoding outer membrane beta-barrel protein, which translates to MTDRLKKLLVAVLFAASASYAGSNDYTYDSSSLVAIEGGFTSMEVKNPSNLVTKDDFGTVGLKIGAQTRNVRMFVSFRNGFIDDDNYNYDYFYMYGAELQYLFNFSTSANFFIGASAGRISLRFDDATLNQRDYATNYTGGDLGFNIHMNENFDFELGARFINLLDSEHTLSGVKYTFDDITMGYMSIIFKYQMD; encoded by the coding sequence ATGACAGATAGATTAAAAAAATTATTAGTTGCAGTTTTATTTGCAGCCAGTGCATCTTATGCAGGTTCAAATGATTATACATATGATTCAAGCTCTTTAGTTGCTATTGAAGGCGGATTTACTTCTATGGAAGTAAAAAATCCTAGTAATCTTGTTACAAAAGATGATTTTGGAACTGTTGGATTAAAGATAGGTGCACAAACTCGTAATGTAAGAATGTTTGTATCTTTTAGAAATGGATTTATAGATGATGATAATTACAATTATGATTATTTTTATATGTATGGAGCTGAACTTCAATATTTATTTAATTTTTCAACATCTGCAAACTTTTTTATAGGTGCAAGTGCAGGACGTATAAGCTTAAGATTTGATGATGCTACCTTAAATCAACGTGATTATGCAACTAATTATACAGGTGGAGATTTAGGCTTTAATATACATATGAATGAAAATTTTGATTTTGAACTTGGCGCAAGGTTTATTAACTTATTAGATTCAGAACATACATTAAGTGGTGTTAAGTATACATTTGATGATATTACTATGGGTTATATGAGTATAATATTTAAATATCAGATGGATTAA
- the rimO gene encoding 30S ribosomal protein S12 methylthiotransferase RimO, whose translation MGNKLHVVSLGCNKNLVDTEVMMGRLKNFSLTDDNADADVIIVNTCGFIDAAKEESVNTILNLHDARKEDSILVVAGCLSERYREELAEEMPEVDIFTGVGDYERIDELLAAKESRFSDEVYLIDGAERVVTGSTYHAYIKLSEGCNQACSFCAIPSFKGKLNSRSLDSIAKEVESLVKQGYYDFSFISQDSSSYLRDQNIQDGLSLLIQRIELIEGVKSARILYLYPSTTTIKLLQNIGRSKIFHNYFDMPIQHINDDMLRIMKRGFGKDKTIELLDYMKSLPNSFIRTSFIVGHPGETSEMFEEMKEFAENFGFDRINIFEYSDEETTFAYDMKDKKIDKEIIHDRAEILAEVKAEVLQKSLMAEIGKEVELVIDGESDEHEFLLSAKELIWAPDIDGEIYVNDRTDDEAELEFGKVYKAKITSVVGDILTATVDNSK comes from the coding sequence ATGGGCAATAAACTCCACGTAGTCTCTTTAGGCTGTAATAAAAATCTTGTTGACACGGAAGTTATGATGGGAAGATTAAAAAACTTTTCTTTAACTGATGACAATGCAGATGCAGATGTAATAATAGTAAATACTTGTGGCTTTATAGATGCAGCAAAAGAGGAGTCCGTAAATACAATTTTAAACCTTCACGATGCAAGAAAAGAAGACAGCATTTTGGTTGTTGCAGGATGTTTAAGTGAACGTTACCGTGAAGAACTGGCAGAAGAGATGCCAGAAGTCGATATATTTACGGGAGTTGGAGATTATGAGAGGATTGATGAGCTTTTAGCTGCAAAAGAGAGCAGATTCAGCGATGAAGTTTATCTGATTGACGGAGCTGAACGTGTAGTAACCGGTTCAACTTACCATGCATATATAAAGCTATCCGAAGGGTGTAATCAGGCTTGTAGTTTTTGTGCCATACCTTCATTTAAAGGTAAACTAAACTCTCGTTCACTTGATTCTATTGCCAAAGAAGTCGAGTCTCTTGTCAAACAGGGATACTATGATTTTTCTTTTATCTCTCAAGACTCTTCATCTTACCTGCGTGATCAGAATATTCAAGACGGGCTTTCACTGTTAATTCAAAGAATAGAGCTGATAGAGGGCGTAAAAAGTGCAAGAATTTTATACCTATATCCATCGACTACAACTATAAAACTACTTCAAAATATTGGTAGGTCAAAAATTTTCCATAACTATTTTGACATGCCGATACAGCATATAAATGATGATATGCTTCGCATCATGAAACGTGGTTTTGGAAAAGATAAGACCATTGAACTGCTTGATTATATGAAATCACTTCCAAACTCGTTTATCCGCACAAGTTTTATAGTAGGGCATCCCGGTGAAACAAGTGAGATGTTTGAAGAGATGAAAGAGTTTGCAGAAAACTTCGGTTTTGATAGAATAAATATATTTGAATACTCTGATGAAGAAACGACTTTCGCATACGATATGAAAGATAAAAAAATAGATAAAGAGATTATCCATGATAGAGCAGAGATCTTAGCCGAAGTAAAAGCAGAAGTTTTACAAAAATCTCTTATGGCAGAAATCGGCAAGGAAGTAGAGTTAGTGATTGACGGAGAGAGTGATGAACATGAGTTTTTACTCTCTGCAAAAGAGCTTATCTGGGCACCTGATATTGACGGTGAGATATATGTAAACGATAGAACCGACGATGAAGCTGAGCTTGAATTTGGAAAAGTTTATAAAGCCAAAATCACTTCTGTTGTAGGAGATATCCTCACTGCTACGGTTGATAATTCAAAATAG
- the zupT gene encoding zinc transporter ZupT, producing MQAITPEVFFSALLLTVLAGLSTGIGAVIAFFSKDNNYKILSVGMGFSAGVMIYISFAEILIKSQSGFAKIYGELTGEVFALITFFVGIGIAAFIDWMIPDDVNPHELKSNKELGELKENDDSTINKQTLKRTGVFTAIAIGIHNFPEGFATFVSALDGLALGIPIAIAIAIHNIPEGMAVSLPIYHATGDKKKAFYYAFGSGIAEPIGALIGFFILLPLMGDLTLGLTFGLVAGIMIYISFDELLPAARIYGNSHTTIIGIVLGMGVMAFSLLFFKIIN from the coding sequence ATGCAAGCTATAACGCCTGAAGTGTTTTTTTCAGCATTGCTCTTAACCGTACTGGCAGGTTTGTCCACAGGTATAGGGGCTGTTATAGCATTTTTCTCAAAAGATAATAACTATAAAATATTATCTGTAGGGATGGGTTTTTCTGCAGGAGTTATGATTTATATCTCTTTTGCGGAAATACTGATCAAATCACAAAGCGGTTTTGCAAAAATATACGGTGAACTTACGGGGGAAGTATTTGCCCTTATAACTTTTTTTGTCGGTATAGGAATAGCCGCTTTTATTGACTGGATGATTCCCGATGATGTAAATCCACATGAACTAAAATCGAATAAAGAACTCGGTGAATTAAAAGAAAACGATGATAGCACCATCAATAAGCAAACTCTAAAAAGAACAGGAGTATTTACCGCTATAGCTATAGGTATACACAATTTTCCCGAAGGTTTTGCTACTTTTGTCTCCGCACTTGACGGATTGGCACTCGGTATTCCCATAGCTATCGCTATAGCTATTCATAATATTCCCGAAGGGATGGCTGTATCGTTGCCTATTTACCATGCGACGGGAGATAAAAAGAAAGCTTTTTACTATGCTTTTGGAAGCGGAATAGCCGAACCTATAGGTGCATTGATAGGTTTTTTTATTTTGCTGCCGCTAATGGGAGACCTTACACTTGGACTTACTTTTGGATTGGTAGCAGGCATAATGATATATATTAGTTTTGATGAGCTTCTCCCTGCCGCCCGTATATATGGAAATTCCCATACTACAATTATTGGAATTGTATTGGGTATGGGAGTGATGGCATTTAGTCTGCTGTTTTTTAAAATAATTAATTAA
- a CDS encoding ferritin-like domain-containing protein has product MAKRGMSILKGIEAQKVAELLNKAYCDEWLAYYQYFIESKVVKGLMKDAAVAELDQHAADELRHANMVADRILQLGGTPILHPNDWTKNSNCAYEAPENPDVLSVLEQAIKGEQCAISVYSEIADITRDKDIVTYDIVSEILADEVEHEEDLQALYDDIHEFIDEIKKNIH; this is encoded by the coding sequence ATGGCTAAACGTGGTATGTCAATATTAAAAGGTATAGAGGCACAAAAAGTTGCTGAATTGTTAAATAAAGCTTACTGTGACGAGTGGCTTGCATATTATCAGTATTTTATCGAATCAAAAGTAGTTAAAGGACTTATGAAAGATGCTGCCGTTGCAGAACTTGACCAACATGCTGCAGATGAACTGCGTCATGCCAATATGGTAGCTGACCGTATATTGCAACTTGGGGGTACTCCTATCTTGCATCCGAATGATTGGACTAAAAATTCAAACTGTGCTTATGAAGCACCTGAGAATCCCGATGTACTTTCTGTCCTTGAACAAGCTATTAAGGGTGAACAGTGTGCTATTAGTGTGTATTCTGAAATTGCAGACATCACACGTGATAAAGATATAGTAACTTATGATATTGTCTCGGAAATTTTGGCCGATGAAGTAGAACATGAAGAAGATTTGCAGGCTCTTTATGATGATATTCATGAATTTATAGACGAGATAAAGAAAAATATACACTAA
- the uvrB gene encoding excinuclease ABC subunit UvrB, producing MKKEALFKVESPYQPAGDQPQAIEKLSKSILDGNRYQTLEGVTGSGKTHTMARVIEKVQRPTIIMTHNKTLAAQLYSEFRQFFPHNHVEYFVSYYDYYQPEAYIPRQDLFIEKDSAINDELERMRLSSTANLLSYDDVIVVASVSANYGLGDPEEYENMVQALEVGDEIEQKKLLLRLVEMGYTRNDSYFDSGHIRVNGESLDVYPPYFEQEAIRIEFFGDEIEAIYTFDIIDNKKLEEHKSFTIYATSQFSVRAEKMAIAIKRIEEELDERLDYFQKENKLVEYQRLKQRVEFDLEMLETTGSCKGVENYSRLLTNKKPGEAPYTLLDYFELHHKDYLVIVDESHVSLPQYRGMYAGDRARKEVLVEYGFRLPSALDNRPLKIDEYINKAPHYLFVSATPAEQELELSAVKAEQIIRPTGLLDPVIEVKSSDNQVEDIHDEIKKVTAKNERVLITVLTKKMAEALTKYLADLGIKVQYMHSDIDTIERNQIIRSLRLGEFDVLIGINLLREGLDLPEVSLVGILDADKEGFLRSETALIQTIGRGARNANGRVILYANKITGSMQRAMGTTKHRREIQDAFNKEHGITPKTTIRALDESLKLEDHGGIYQKNKKLDKMPASERKAIIKELSLKMKDAAKNLEFEEAARLRDEIAKIKKL from the coding sequence ATGAAAAAAGAAGCATTATTTAAAGTAGAATCACCTTATCAACCAGCAGGCGACCAACCACAAGCCATAGAGAAACTTAGTAAATCTATACTCGATGGAAACAGATACCAGACACTTGAGGGTGTAACCGGAAGCGGAAAAACACATACTATGGCTCGTGTTATAGAAAAGGTACAACGCCCTACTATCATAATGACTCACAACAAGACTCTGGCAGCTCAGCTTTACTCGGAGTTTCGTCAGTTTTTTCCACATAATCATGTTGAATATTTTGTCTCATATTATGATTATTATCAGCCCGAAGCTTACATACCTAGACAAGACCTGTTCATTGAAAAAGACTCTGCTATAAACGATGAGTTAGAGCGTATGAGGCTATCTTCTACTGCTAACCTTTTATCTTATGATGACGTTATCGTTGTTGCATCAGTATCTGCAAATTACGGTTTAGGTGACCCCGAAGAGTATGAAAACATGGTTCAGGCTTTAGAAGTAGGAGATGAGATAGAACAAAAAAAACTTCTGCTTCGTTTAGTCGAAATGGGTTACACTAGAAACGACTCTTATTTTGACAGCGGACATATCCGCGTAAACGGTGAGAGTTTAGACGTATATCCACCATACTTTGAACAAGAAGCAATCCGCATAGAGTTTTTTGGTGACGAGATAGAGGCTATTTATACCTTTGACATTATTGATAATAAAAAACTCGAAGAACATAAAAGCTTTACTATCTATGCAACCAGCCAATTTAGCGTAAGGGCTGAAAAGATGGCTATTGCGATAAAGCGTATAGAGGAAGAGTTAGACGAAAGATTGGATTATTTTCAAAAAGAAAATAAACTAGTTGAATATCAACGTCTTAAACAACGCGTAGAGTTTGACTTGGAGATGCTAGAGACTACGGGAAGCTGTAAAGGGGTTGAAAACTACTCACGTCTTCTAACAAACAAAAAGCCGGGAGAGGCTCCATATACTTTGCTTGACTACTTTGAACTGCATCATAAAGACTATTTGGTTATCGTTGATGAATCTCACGTTTCACTTCCTCAGTATCGCGGTATGTATGCAGGTGACAGGGCTAGAAAAGAGGTACTTGTAGAGTATGGATTTCGTCTGCCCTCAGCACTTGACAACCGTCCTTTAAAAATAGACGAGTACATAAACAAAGCCCCACATTATCTTTTTGTCTCTGCTACACCTGCAGAACAAGAGTTAGAACTCTCCGCTGTTAAAGCTGAACAAATAATACGCCCTACAGGTTTGCTTGACCCTGTCATAGAAGTTAAGAGTTCGGACAACCAAGTAGAAGATATTCACGATGAGATAAAAAAAGTAACTGCTAAAAATGAGCGTGTACTCATTACCGTTTTAACAAAAAAAATGGCAGAAGCTCTTACAAAATACCTTGCAGATTTGGGCATCAAAGTACAATATATGCACTCTGATATTGATACTATTGAGCGTAATCAAATCATTCGCTCGCTTCGCCTTGGCGAATTTGATGTATTGATAGGGATTAACCTGCTTCGTGAAGGGCTTGATTTACCTGAAGTTAGTTTAGTAGGTATCCTAGATGCAGATAAAGAAGGTTTTTTGAGAAGTGAGACTGCACTTATACAAACTATCGGTCGTGGTGCAAGAAATGCAAACGGTCGTGTAATTTTATATGCAAATAAAATAACAGGTTCTATGCAGAGAGCTATGGGTACGACTAAACACAGACGTGAGATTCAAGATGCTTTTAACAAAGAGCACGGTATAACTCCAAAAACTACTATTCGTGCTTTGGATGAGAGCTTAAAACTTGAAGATCACGGCGGCATTTACCAAAAGAATAAAAAACTGGATAAAATGCCGGCATCAGAGAGAAAAGCAATAATCAAAGAGCTTTCACTTAAAATGAAAGATGCGGCTAAAAATCTTGAGTTTGAAGAAGCCGCACGTTTAAGAGATGAAATAGCAAAAATTAAAAAACTATAG
- a CDS encoding NAD(P)/FAD-dependent oxidoreductase, producing MKIYDIVILGGGASSLMCAAHLNKSLNVAIIDANDKLAKKLKISGGGKCNITNKYVDVRNFDGDADLVKSVLERFDRDDMLQFLSNNKIELELRKNRYYFCKKSSDDIINVLKKKSSFAKVHLNTKVLDVKKSDEIFEINTDKGVFKTNSLVVATGGESFKNIGASDIGLQIAKSFDIEVKNFTPALAGLTVQKEQFWMKELSGLSCYVNIKVNDRVIKEEMLFAHKGISGPAVLSASLYWRKGDISIDFLPNENIPDLIKGSKKLISSVIPLPKRLSKALLEAIYVKDTECKKVDAKTKEKLLRLHNYSFAPAGNFGFSKAEVSKGGIISNELNFVTFESKKVKKLYFIGEVVDVTGELGGYNFQWAFGSGMICAKNINYN from the coding sequence ATGAAAATATATGACATAGTTATTTTAGGCGGCGGTGCAAGTTCCCTTATGTGTGCGGCACATTTAAACAAATCATTAAATGTTGCAATAATAGATGCAAATGATAAATTAGCCAAAAAATTGAAAATATCCGGCGGTGGAAAGTGCAATATAACCAACAAGTATGTGGATGTACGAAATTTTGACGGCGATGCAGATTTGGTTAAAAGTGTACTTGAGAGGTTTGACAGGGATGATATGTTGCAGTTCTTGAGTAATAATAAAATAGAGCTTGAACTCAGAAAAAACAGATATTATTTTTGTAAAAAGTCTTCAGACGATATTATAAATGTTCTAAAGAAAAAATCATCTTTTGCAAAGGTGCATCTAAACACTAAAGTTTTAGATGTAAAAAAGAGTGATGAAATATTTGAAATAAATACAGACAAGGGTGTTTTTAAAACCAATTCTCTTGTTGTAGCAACTGGTGGTGAGAGTTTTAAAAATATAGGTGCAAGCGATATCGGACTTCAAATAGCTAAAAGTTTTGATATAGAAGTAAAAAATTTCACTCCCGCTCTTGCAGGACTTACAGTGCAAAAAGAGCAGTTTTGGATGAAAGAGCTTAGCGGGCTTTCATGCTACGTAAATATAAAGGTAAATGACAGAGTTATAAAAGAAGAGATGCTTTTTGCCCATAAGGGAATAAGTGGACCTGCTGTCTTGTCTGCATCTTTATACTGGAGAAAAGGAGATATCTCTATAGACTTTTTACCAAATGAAAATATACCGGATTTGATTAAGGGCAGCAAAAAACTTATATCTTCCGTTATACCATTGCCTAAAAGACTATCTAAAGCCCTTTTAGAAGCAATATATGTAAAAGATACAGAGTGTAAAAAAGTAGATGCCAAAACTAAAGAAAAACTATTAAGATTGCATAACTACTCTTTCGCACCTGCAGGAAATTTTGGTTTTTCTAAAGCAGAGGTTTCCAAAGGTGGTATAATTAGTAATGAATTAAATTTTGTTACTTTTGAGTCAAAAAAAGTTAAAAAACTTTATTTTATCGGTGAAGTGGTCGATGTTACAGGCGAGCTTGGCGGATATAATTTTCAATGGGCTTTTGGCAGTGGTATGATTTGTGCTAAGAATATTAATTATAATTAG